One segment of Mobula birostris isolate sMobBir1 chromosome 27, sMobBir1.hap1, whole genome shotgun sequence DNA contains the following:
- the camk2n1b gene encoding calcium/calmodulin-dependent protein kinase II inhibitor 1b, whose translation MSQVMPYSEEKIAHYGDAAEVGQPLFTCRLQDTGNFFGSAPSKRAPKLGQIGRSKRVVIEDDRIDDVLKTMTEKSPPGV comes from the exons ATGTCCCAGGTTATGCCTTACAGCGAAGAAAAGATTGCGCACTATGGCGACGCGGCGGAGGTGGGCCAGCCCCTCTTCACCTGCCGCCTTCAGGACACCGGCAATTTCTTCGGGTCCGCTCCGAGCAAGAGGGCGCCCAAGCTGGGCCAAATCGGCAGGAGCAAGCGGG TTGTCATAGAAGATGACAGAATTGACGACGTGTTGAAAACTATGACAGAGAAATCCCCGCCTGGCGTTTAA